One window of Rhizobium leguminosarum genomic DNA carries:
- the fliI gene encoding flagellar protein export ATPase FliI encodes MSTTLLSEDGLSPKLAHLAGLVDRYASPEFAVAHGGRVQTIAAGHYTVRGLSRHVRLGEFVAHKSATGVHLGEVVRVEPDLIYVCPIEPGEPIGIDDTVIRKGAFRISPSDSWCGRTVNSLCEPIDGLGPITEGLDRRSIANTAPPSMTRKRVQTGFKTGVRAIDIFSPLCLGQRLGIFAGSGVGKSTLLSMLARADAFDKVVIALVGERGREVREFIEDTLGSNMKKAIAVVATSDESPMLRKMAPLTAVTIAEHFRDKGENVLFIVDSVTRFAHAIREVATASGEPPIARGYPASVFTELPRLLERAGPGPEGSGTITAIISILVDGDNHNDPIADSTRGILDGHIVLQRSLAEEGRYPPIDPLASISRLARKAWTPDQEKLVSRLKVLIHRFEETRDLRLIGGYRQGADPDLDMAVKQVPIIYDVLKQSPGDRDSADAFADLAGALKAAAGMGNQGAPIQRR; translated from the coding sequence ATGAGCACCACGCTACTGTCCGAGGACGGTCTTTCCCCGAAACTGGCGCATCTGGCAGGCCTCGTCGACCGATACGCATCGCCGGAGTTTGCAGTTGCCCATGGCGGTCGCGTGCAGACCATCGCCGCAGGCCATTACACGGTTCGCGGTCTCTCCCGCCATGTTCGCCTCGGTGAGTTCGTCGCTCATAAATCGGCGACCGGCGTCCATCTCGGTGAGGTCGTTCGCGTCGAGCCGGACCTGATCTATGTCTGCCCGATCGAACCCGGCGAGCCGATCGGCATCGACGATACGGTCATCCGCAAGGGCGCCTTCCGGATCTCACCGTCGGACAGCTGGTGCGGGCGCACCGTCAACTCGCTCTGCGAGCCGATCGACGGGCTGGGTCCGATCACCGAGGGCCTCGATCGCCGCTCGATCGCCAATACCGCGCCGCCCTCGATGACCCGCAAGCGTGTCCAGACCGGCTTCAAGACCGGGGTACGCGCGATCGACATCTTCTCGCCGCTCTGCCTCGGGCAGCGTCTCGGCATCTTTGCCGGTTCCGGTGTCGGCAAGTCGACGCTTCTGTCCATGCTCGCCCGCGCCGACGCCTTCGACAAGGTCGTCATTGCGCTAGTCGGCGAACGCGGCCGCGAGGTGCGCGAGTTCATCGAGGACACGCTCGGCAGCAACATGAAGAAGGCGATCGCCGTCGTTGCAACCAGCGACGAGAGCCCGATGCTGCGCAAGATGGCGCCACTGACGGCCGTCACCATCGCCGAACATTTCCGCGACAAGGGCGAGAATGTCCTCTTCATCGTCGACAGCGTCACGCGTTTCGCCCATGCGATCCGCGAGGTGGCGACCGCCTCCGGCGAGCCGCCGATCGCCCGCGGTTACCCGGCTTCCGTGTTCACCGAGCTGCCGCGCCTGCTGGAACGCGCCGGTCCCGGCCCAGAGGGCTCCGGCACCATCACGGCGATCATCTCCATCCTCGTCGACGGCGACAACCACAACGACCCGATCGCCGATTCGACGCGCGGCATCCTCGACGGTCATATCGTCCTGCAGCGCAGCCTCGCCGAAGAAGGGCGTTACCCGCCGATCGATCCGCTCGCCTCGATCTCGCGTCTTGCCCGCAAGGCCTGGACGCCGGACCAGGAAAAGCTGGTGTCGCGGCTGAAGGTGCTGATCCACCGCTTTGAGGAAACGCGCGACCTGCGCCTGATCGGCGGTTACCGCCAGGGTGCCGATCCCGATCTCGATATGGCGGTCAAGCAGGTGCCGATCATTTACGACGTCCTGAAACAGTCGCCGGGCGACCGCGACTCGGCCGATGCCTTCGCCGATCTCGCCGGCGCGCTCAAAGCGGCCGCCGGCATGGGCAATCAGGGCGCACCCATTCAGAGGAGATAG
- the flgB gene encoding flagellar basal body rod protein FlgB: MQPIQLFDLASRQAEWLTIRQQVVAGNIANANTPKFHAKDVTPFDAVLDKSDITMARTNPAHLSGNDFSDSGDIDVKDAALDQEIGIQESGNTVGVAEELSKSGDIKRQYDLNTSLVSSFNRMMLMTVRK, encoded by the coding sequence ATGCAACCGATCCAACTTTTCGACTTGGCTTCGCGACAGGCGGAATGGCTGACGATCCGTCAGCAGGTTGTTGCCGGCAACATCGCGAATGCCAACACCCCGAAGTTCCACGCCAAGGACGTCACGCCCTTCGACGCGGTGCTGGACAAGTCCGACATCACCATGGCGCGCACCAATCCGGCCCATCTCAGCGGCAATGATTTCAGCGACAGCGGCGATATCGACGTCAAGGACGCCGCACTCGACCAGGAAATCGGTATCCAGGAATCCGGCAATACGGTCGGTGTGGCCGAGGAGCTCTCCAAATCGGGCGATATCAAGCGCCAGTACGATCTGAACACCTCGCTGGTCAGTTCCTTCAACCGCATGATGTTGATGACCGTCAGGAAGTAA
- a CDS encoding flagellar basal body-associated FliL family protein: protein MAEPDASADQSKKKSATLMTIIGVAVLTLLGAGGGWAVGTIVAPNIKGAKEAEQAKDAEAKKKGEEGLAHISTEANNVVQLEPITSNLAYPSENWVRLEVALLFNGPPDVKVSEDIHQDILAYIRTVSLQQIEGPRGFQYLKDDIQERVDLRSQGRVSKVMFRTFVIE, encoded by the coding sequence ATGGCAGAGCCAGACGCAAGCGCAGATCAATCAAAGAAGAAATCCGCCACGCTGATGACGATCATCGGCGTCGCCGTCCTGACGCTGCTCGGCGCCGGTGGCGGCTGGGCGGTCGGCACGATCGTCGCGCCAAACATCAAGGGCGCCAAGGAGGCAGAGCAGGCCAAGGACGCCGAAGCGAAGAAAAAGGGTGAGGAAGGCCTGGCCCACATCTCGACCGAGGCCAACAACGTCGTCCAGCTCGAGCCGATCACGTCGAACCTCGCTTACCCCTCCGAAAACTGGGTCCGACTCGAGGTCGCGCTGCTTTTCAACGGGCCGCCGGATGTCAAGGTTTCCGAGGATATTCATCAGGATATCCTAGCATATATCAGGACCGTTTCCCTGCAGCAGATCGAGGGGCCGCGGGGCTTTCAATATCTCAAGGATGACATACAGGAACGTGTTGACCTTCGCTCGCAAGGGCGCGTATCGAAGGTCATGTTCAGGACATTTGTCATCGAATGA
- the motA gene encoding flagellar motor stator protein MotA, translating to MNIIIGFIVVCGCIVGSFMAMGGEVNALFQPFEFLIIGGAGLGSFIMANPMKVVKDSGKALGEAFKHAVPKERNYLDTLGVLYSLMRDLRTKSRNEIEAHIDNPAESTIFQSAPTVLKNKELTAFICDYVRLIIIGNARSHEIEALMDEELNTIMHDKMKPYHSIQIMGDSFPAIGIVAAVLGVIKAMAHINDSPEVLGHLIGSALVGTFLGILLSYCVCSPLVSQIKVVRNKQHRLYVIVKQTLLAYMNGSVPQVALEYGRKTISAYERPSIDAVEQEMMNPGGENKAA from the coding sequence ATGAATATTATTATCGGATTTATTGTTGTCTGCGGCTGCATCGTCGGCAGTTTCATGGCGATGGGCGGCGAAGTGAACGCGCTGTTCCAGCCCTTCGAATTCCTCATCATCGGCGGCGCCGGCCTCGGCAGCTTCATCATGGCGAACCCAATGAAGGTGGTGAAGGATTCCGGCAAGGCGCTCGGCGAAGCCTTCAAGCACGCCGTGCCGAAGGAACGTAATTATCTCGACACGCTCGGCGTGCTCTATTCGCTGATGCGCGACCTGCGCACCAAGTCGAGAAACGAAATCGAAGCTCATATCGACAATCCGGCCGAATCGACGATCTTCCAGTCGGCTCCGACAGTTTTGAAGAACAAGGAACTGACGGCGTTCATCTGCGACTACGTGCGTCTGATCATCATCGGCAATGCCCGCAGCCACGAGATCGAGGCGCTGATGGACGAAGAACTCAACACCATCATGCACGACAAGATGAAGCCCTACCACTCGATCCAGATCATGGGCGATTCCTTCCCGGCGATCGGTATCGTCGCTGCGGTCCTCGGCGTCATCAAGGCGATGGCCCACATCAACGATTCACCCGAGGTGCTCGGCCACCTGATCGGCTCGGCGCTCGTCGGCACCTTCCTCGGCATTCTCTTGTCCTATTGCGTCTGCTCGCCGCTGGTCTCCCAGATCAAGGTCGTGCGCAACAAGCAGCACCGCCTCTACGTCATCGTCAAGCAGACGCTGCTTGCCTACATGAACGGCTCGGTGCCGCAGGTCGCTCTCGAATACGGCCGCAAGACGATCTCGGCTTACGAGCGTCCGTCCATCGACGCGGTCGAACAGGAAATGATGAACCCAGGCGGCGAAAACAAGGCGGCTTAA
- a CDS encoding flagellar hook-basal body complex protein FliE produces the protein MISSVQNVSNLSMTRALGAVDTENSASSSAATMPGTAGAANGMSFASVMGNMASDAVTSLKGAESMSFAGIKGTATTREVVDSMLQAEQTLQTAIAIRDKVVSAFLEVTKMQM, from the coding sequence ATGATCAGCAGCGTCCAGAATGTCAGCAACCTTTCGATGACCCGTGCGCTCGGCGCGGTCGACACCGAAAATTCCGCCTCGTCGTCTGCCGCCACCATGCCGGGCACTGCGGGTGCCGCCAACGGGATGAGCTTTGCCTCCGTCATGGGCAATATGGCGAGCGACGCGGTCACCAGCCTGAAGGGCGCGGAAAGCATGTCCTTTGCCGGCATCAAGGGCACGGCGACGACGCGTGAAGTCGTCGATTCCATGCTCCAGGCCGAGCAGACGCTGCAGACCGCGATCGCCATCCGCGACAAGGTCGTCTCGGCCTTTCTCGAAGTCACCAAGATGCAGATGTAA
- the flgA gene encoding flagellar basal body P-ring formation chaperone FlgA has protein sequence MMFCRAGHISGWVAAATIAVAGIFLPADADAGMGYAVVPTTIIYPGDTLSASQLQEVEVTNPNLAGDFAKSISQVEGLVSKRTLLPGHTISVSGLREAYTVTRGSSIRLVFSLGAMTISAAGSPLEDGSTGQVVRARNMDSGVIVSGTVLADGTVHVRAK, from the coding sequence ATGATGTTTTGCCGGGCAGGACACATCTCAGGATGGGTGGCGGCAGCCACGATCGCAGTCGCGGGCATTTTCTTGCCCGCGGACGCGGATGCCGGCATGGGTTATGCCGTCGTCCCGACGACGATCATCTACCCCGGCGACACACTGTCGGCCAGCCAGCTTCAGGAGGTCGAGGTCACCAACCCCAACCTCGCCGGCGATTTTGCCAAATCCATTTCCCAGGTCGAAGGCTTGGTCTCCAAGCGCACGTTGCTGCCGGGCCACACGATTTCGGTTTCGGGCCTGCGCGAAGCCTATACGGTGACCCGCGGCTCTTCGATCCGCCTGGTCTTTTCGCTTGGCGCGATGACGATCTCGGCTGCCGGCTCACCGCTCGAAGACGGCTCGACCGGGCAGGTCGTGCGCGCACGCAATATGGATTCCGGCGTTATCGTCAGCGGCACGGTGCTTGCGGACGGCACGGTCCATGTGAGGGCAAAATGA
- a CDS encoding MotE family protein: MIKIIKDMTVLQLLRWLALPAAGLVLLSIPGAFAQEHAPAGDITSQDEVKQFCTNIADPARDQRYLLQKQELEKLRADIDARMAEMDKRKAEYQDWLKRRDDFLKQAEAGLTEIYKKMKPDSAALQLQDMKIEVASAVIMRLGPRQSSLILNEMDPKKAAAIASVIASASDPNTSKDPS, from the coding sequence ATGATAAAGATCATCAAAGACATGACGGTCCTGCAATTGCTGCGCTGGCTGGCGCTGCCGGCAGCAGGCCTCGTCCTTCTGTCGATCCCGGGCGCCTTCGCGCAGGAGCATGCGCCGGCGGGAGACATCACCTCCCAGGACGAGGTCAAGCAGTTCTGCACCAACATCGCCGACCCCGCCCGCGACCAGCGTTACCTCCTGCAGAAGCAGGAATTGGAAAAGCTTCGCGCCGACATCGACGCCCGCATGGCTGAGATGGATAAGCGCAAGGCCGAATACCAGGACTGGCTGAAGCGGCGCGACGATTTCCTGAAGCAGGCGGAAGCCGGCCTCACCGAGATCTACAAGAAGATGAAGCCGGATTCGGCCGCACTCCAGTTGCAGGATATGAAGATCGAGGTGGCCTCCGCCGTGATCATGCGGCTCGGACCGCGTCAGTCGAGCCTCATCCTCAACGAGATGGACCCGAAGAAAGCCGCGGCCATCGCCAGCGTCATCGCCAGTGCGTCCGATCCCAATACGTCGAAGGATCCTTCATGA
- a CDS encoding flagellar protein: MAEFDDERIASLKQRRKTVILDRLLTFTGLALAGASAFFPWYVFFNEDKFGINVAASDNSRELPDWPARNVFSVSPLAMVNKNEPDKKAPPIDPLTTATVSDLGKERNGGPILEDQPFPGKSSFRLLHVSNGRALIEDPSGMYVVRIGSILPDESRLATLEQRDGKWVIVTSKGDTYQNN, from the coding sequence GTGGCTGAATTCGACGACGAACGCATCGCTTCCCTGAAGCAGCGCCGGAAGACTGTCATTCTGGATCGGCTTCTGACCTTCACCGGCCTGGCGCTTGCCGGTGCTTCCGCCTTCTTTCCCTGGTACGTGTTCTTCAACGAAGACAAGTTCGGCATCAACGTCGCCGCCAGCGACAATTCGCGCGAACTGCCGGATTGGCCGGCCCGCAACGTCTTCAGCGTCTCGCCGCTTGCCATGGTCAACAAGAACGAGCCGGACAAGAAGGCCCCGCCGATCGATCCGCTGACGACGGCGACGGTCTCCGACCTCGGCAAGGAGCGCAATGGCGGCCCCATACTCGAGGATCAGCCTTTCCCCGGCAAGTCTTCCTTCCGCCTGCTGCACGTCTCCAACGGCCGGGCGCTGATCGAGGATCCTTCGGGCATGTATGTGGTGCGCATCGGTTCGATCCTGCCCGACGAGAGCCGCCTAGCGACACTCGAGCAGCGCGACGGCAAATGGGTGATCGTCACCTCCAAGGGCGATACATACCAGAACAATTGA
- the flgH gene encoding flagellar basal body L-ring protein FlgH — MNMRLSAAIAALAILAGCQSPTAVSEIGRAPAMSPIGSGLAYGQTPQMALYPKQPRAVAQGYSLWSDSQAALFKDARALNVGDILTVDIQINDKGSFDNETNRSRKNSSGMNWDVNAQIFGWTPESKTDLTYGSDTSTDGKGKIERTDKLTLLVAAVVTGILENGNLVISGSQEVRLNQELRILNVAGIVRPQDVNAENQISYDKIAEARISYGGRGRLMEVQQPPRGQQAVDLFSPL, encoded by the coding sequence ATGAATATGCGTCTCTCGGCCGCGATCGCCGCCCTCGCAATCCTTGCAGGTTGCCAGTCTCCGACGGCAGTCAGCGAGATCGGCCGTGCGCCCGCCATGAGTCCGATCGGCAGCGGCCTTGCCTACGGCCAGACGCCGCAGATGGCGCTTTATCCGAAGCAGCCGCGCGCCGTGGCGCAGGGTTATTCGCTGTGGAGCGATTCGCAGGCGGCGCTCTTCAAGGATGCGCGCGCGCTCAACGTCGGCGACATCCTGACGGTCGACATTCAAATCAACGACAAGGGCTCTTTCGACAACGAGACCAACCGGAGCCGCAAGAATTCGAGCGGCATGAACTGGGACGTCAACGCCCAGATATTCGGCTGGACGCCTGAATCCAAGACCGACCTGACCTATGGCTCCGACACCAGCACCGACGGCAAGGGCAAGATCGAGCGCACCGACAAGCTGACCCTTCTGGTCGCCGCCGTCGTCACCGGCATTCTCGAAAACGGCAACCTCGTCATATCGGGCTCGCAGGAAGTCCGATTGAACCAGGAACTGCGCATCCTGAACGTCGCCGGTATCGTTCGTCCGCAGGACGTCAATGCAGAAAACCAGATCTCCTACGACAAGATCGCCGAAGCCCGCATCTCCTACGGTGGCCGCGGCCGCCTGATGGAAGTGCAGCAGCCTCCGCGCGGCCAGCAGGCCGTCGATCTTTTCTCGCCGCTTTGA
- the fliP gene encoding flagellar type III secretion system pore protein FliP (The bacterial flagellar biogenesis protein FliP forms a type III secretion system (T3SS)-type pore required for flagellar assembly.), translated as MIRLIVFLAAMMAVPELAVAQQLPTDLLNLPVDGSVAAWIIRTFGLLTILSVAPGILIMVTSFPRFIIAFSILRSGMGLSSTPSNMILLSLSLFMTFYVMSPTFDQAWQNGVQPLLANQINETEAVQRIAEPFRKFMSANTRDKDLALFVDLARERGQNIQTTDPIDYRVLIPAFMISEIRRGFEIGFLVVLPFLVIDLIVATITMAMGMMMLPPTSISLPFKILFFVLIDGWNLLVGSLVRSFN; from the coding sequence ATGATTCGTCTCATAGTTTTCCTTGCCGCCATGATGGCGGTACCGGAACTGGCGGTGGCACAGCAGCTGCCGACCGACCTGTTGAACCTGCCGGTCGATGGCTCCGTCGCTGCCTGGATCATCCGTACCTTCGGCCTGCTGACCATTCTTTCGGTCGCGCCGGGTATCCTGATCATGGTGACGAGCTTCCCGCGCTTCATCATTGCCTTCTCGATCCTGCGCTCAGGCATGGGCCTCTCCTCGACGCCCTCCAACATGATCCTCCTGTCGCTGTCGCTGTTCATGACCTTCTACGTCATGTCGCCGACCTTCGATCAGGCTTGGCAGAACGGCGTGCAGCCGCTGCTTGCCAATCAGATCAACGAGACAGAGGCGGTCCAGCGGATCGCCGAACCGTTCCGCAAGTTCATGTCGGCCAATACCCGCGACAAGGATCTGGCGCTCTTCGTCGATCTGGCGCGTGAGCGCGGCCAGAATATTCAGACAACCGATCCGATCGATTACCGCGTGCTGATCCCGGCCTTCATGATTTCCGAAATTCGCCGCGGCTTCGAGATCGGCTTCCTTGTCGTGCTGCCGTTCCTCGTCATCGACTTGATCGTCGCCACCATCACCATGGCGATGGGCATGATGATGCTGCCGCCGACCTCGATCTCGCTGCCGTTCAAAATTCTCTTCTTCGTGCTGATCGACGGCTGGAACCTGCTTGTCGGCAGCCTGGTGCGCTCATTCAACTAA
- the flgG gene encoding flagellar basal-body rod protein FlgG, which translates to MRALAIAATGMDAQQTNLEVIANNIANINTTGFKRARAEFSDLLYQTERAKGVANRANQAVVPEGANIGLGVQTSAVRNLHLQGELTQTGNDLDVALIGKGFFQIQSTDGTTLYSRAGAFNKNDQGQLVTIDGYEVLPGITIPTGSTELTISRSGQVSAKLPGATSATTLGQLTLADFVNEAGLQPIGDNLFQETAASGEAVVGNPDEEGFAYMKQGYLEASNVDPVKEITELISAQRAYEMNSKVITTADEMATIVSKNLK; encoded by the coding sequence ATGAGAGCGCTCGCCATCGCAGCAACGGGCATGGATGCCCAGCAGACCAATCTGGAAGTCATCGCGAACAATATCGCCAACATCAATACAACGGGTTTCAAGCGCGCTCGCGCCGAATTCTCCGATCTTCTCTACCAGACCGAACGCGCCAAGGGTGTCGCCAACCGCGCCAACCAGGCCGTCGTCCCGGAAGGTGCCAATATCGGCCTCGGCGTCCAGACCTCGGCGGTGCGCAACCTGCATCTCCAGGGCGAACTGACCCAGACCGGCAACGACCTTGACGTGGCGCTGATCGGCAAGGGCTTCTTCCAGATTCAGTCGACCGACGGTACGACGCTCTACAGCCGTGCCGGCGCCTTCAACAAGAACGACCAGGGCCAGCTCGTCACCATCGACGGCTACGAGGTCCTTCCCGGCATCACCATTCCGACGGGCTCGACCGAGCTGACCATCAGCCGCTCCGGCCAGGTTTCGGCCAAGCTGCCCGGCGCGACGTCCGCGACCACGCTTGGCCAGCTGACCCTTGCCGATTTCGTCAACGAGGCCGGCCTCCAGCCGATCGGCGACAATCTCTTCCAGGAAACGGCAGCCTCCGGCGAAGCCGTCGTCGGCAATCCTGACGAGGAAGGTTTCGCCTACATGAAGCAGGGCTATCTGGAAGCCTCGAACGTCGACCCGGTGAAGGAAATCACCGAGCTGATCTCGGCCCAGCGCGCGTACGAAATGAATTCCAAGGTGATCACCACCGCTGACGAAATGGCCACCATCGTCAGCAAAAACCTGAAGTAG
- a CDS encoding flagellar basal body P-ring protein FlgI, with translation MKLFFRFLTLVAVLAMSLADVAPAWALTSRIKDIASLQAGRDNQLIGYGLIVGLQGTGDGFRASPFTEQSMRAMLQNLGISTQGGQSNAKNTAAVMVTANLPPFASPGSRIDVTVSSLGDATSLRGGTLVMTSLSGADGQIYAVAQGAAIVTGFQAQGQAATVTEGVTTAGRVPGGAIIERELPSRFKDSVNLVLQLRNPDFSTAIRIADIVNGYASARFGGPVAEAKDSQEVVIQKPRTADLTRLMADIENLIVETDTPAKVVINERTGTIVIGSDVRVSPVAVSYGTLTVQVTETPQIIQPEPFSQGRTAVQPQTDIAAEQTGGRVAIIDGPDLRTLVAGLNNIGVKPDGIIAILQGIKSAGALQAELVLQ, from the coding sequence ATGAAATTGTTCTTCCGTTTCTTGACCCTTGTCGCGGTCCTCGCCATGAGCCTGGCCGACGTCGCGCCCGCCTGGGCGCTGACCTCCCGCATCAAGGATATCGCCTCGCTTCAGGCTGGACGTGACAACCAGCTGATCGGTTATGGCCTGATCGTCGGCCTGCAGGGAACCGGCGACGGCTTCCGTGCCTCGCCTTTCACCGAGCAGTCGATGCGGGCGATGCTGCAGAATCTCGGCATCTCGACCCAGGGCGGCCAGTCCAACGCCAAGAACACCGCGGCCGTCATGGTCACCGCCAACCTGCCGCCTTTCGCAAGCCCCGGCAGCCGCATCGACGTCACGGTGAGCTCGCTCGGCGACGCAACGTCGCTGCGCGGCGGCACACTCGTCATGACCTCGCTTTCCGGCGCCGACGGCCAGATCTACGCCGTCGCGCAGGGCGCTGCCATCGTCACCGGCTTCCAGGCCCAGGGCCAGGCGGCGACCGTGACTGAAGGCGTCACCACCGCCGGTCGCGTGCCGGGCGGCGCCATCATCGAACGCGAACTTCCGTCCCGCTTCAAGGATTCGGTCAATCTCGTCCTGCAGCTGCGCAACCCCGACTTCTCGACGGCGATCCGCATCGCCGACATCGTCAACGGTTATGCCTCGGCACGCTTCGGCGGCCCGGTCGCCGAAGCCAAGGATTCGCAGGAAGTGGTAATCCAGAAGCCGCGCACGGCCGATCTCACCCGGCTGATGGCCGACATCGAAAATCTCATCGTCGAAACCGATACGCCGGCCAAGGTTGTCATCAACGAGCGCACCGGAACGATCGTCATCGGCTCGGACGTCCGCGTCTCGCCGGTTGCGGTCAGCTACGGCACACTGACGGTTCAGGTTACCGAGACGCCGCAGATCATCCAGCCCGAACCCTTCTCGCAGGGCCGGACCGCCGTCCAGCCGCAGACCGATATCGCCGCTGAGCAGACCGGCGGGCGCGTCGCCATCATCGACGGTCCCGACCTCAGGACCCTCGTCGCCGGCCTTAACAATATCGGCGTGAAGCCGGATGGCATCATCGCCATTCTCCAGGGCATCAAGTCGGCAGGCGCCCTGCAGGCGGAGCTTGTGCTGCAATGA
- the flgF gene encoding flagellar basal-body rod protein FlgF, whose product MQSGLYVSLSSQMALEKRLTTIADNMANVNTTGFRATEVKFDEMVAATKNKLNTKVAFVSQGNDYLNEGNGELQHTGNMLDFAIKGDAWFSLDTPAGRVLTRDGRFTLKDTGELVSIRGYPVLDAGGAPIQLNSKGGEPAVGTDGIIYQGGRQVASLGLFEADVSKGYLRYENSGIMTTDQPRAVVDRFNVGVEQGYLENSNVNAMREITQLIEVNRAFESVSSLMRDSEDSFKEAVQTLGGSR is encoded by the coding sequence ATGCAATCCGGTCTTTATGTTTCACTGTCGTCGCAGATGGCGCTCGAAAAGCGCCTGACCACCATCGCAGACAACATGGCGAACGTGAACACGACCGGCTTTCGCGCCACCGAGGTGAAGTTCGACGAGATGGTGGCGGCGACCAAGAACAAGCTCAACACCAAGGTCGCCTTCGTTTCCCAGGGCAACGACTATCTGAACGAGGGAAATGGCGAACTGCAGCACACCGGCAACATGCTCGATTTCGCCATCAAGGGCGATGCCTGGTTCTCGCTCGATACGCCGGCCGGCCGCGTGCTGACGAGGGACGGCCGCTTCACGCTCAAGGATACCGGCGAACTCGTGTCGATCCGCGGATATCCCGTTCTCGACGCCGGCGGCGCGCCTATCCAGCTCAATTCGAAGGGCGGCGAGCCGGCCGTCGGCACCGACGGCATCATCTATCAGGGAGGTCGTCAGGTCGCCTCGCTCGGGTTGTTCGAGGCCGATGTCAGCAAGGGTTACCTACGCTACGAAAACAGCGGCATCATGACCACCGACCAGCCGCGCGCCGTCGTCGACCGCTTCAATGTCGGCGTCGAGCAGGGTTATCTCGAAAACTCCAACGTTAACGCCATGCGCGAGATCACCCAGCTGATTGAAGTCAACCGCGCCTTCGAAAGCGTCTCGTCGCTGATGCGCGACAGCGAGGATTCCTTCAAGGAAGCGGTGCAGACGCTTGGGGGTAGTCGCTAA
- the flgC gene encoding flagellar basal body rod protein FlgC has product MDPLSAAMKIAGSGLEAQSTRLRIVSENIANARSTGDTPGADPYRRKTITFGQQMDRASGVETVDVKKVGVDEGDFSTEFDPSNPAADQKGVVKLPNVNILVEMADMREANRSYDANLQTIKQTRDLISSTIDLLKSQ; this is encoded by the coding sequence ATGGATCCGCTTTCAGCAGCAATGAAAATCGCCGGTTCCGGGCTCGAGGCGCAGTCGACGCGCCTGCGCATCGTTTCGGAAAACATCGCCAACGCCCGCTCGACCGGCGACACGCCCGGAGCCGACCCCTATCGCCGCAAGACGATCACCTTCGGCCAGCAGATGGATCGCGCCAGCGGCGTCGAGACGGTCGATGTCAAGAAGGTCGGCGTCGACGAAGGCGACTTCAGCACCGAATTCGACCCCAGCAATCCGGCTGCGGATCAGAAGGGCGTCGTCAAACTGCCGAACGTCAACATCCTCGTCGAGATGGCCGACATGCGCGAAGCCAACCGCTCGTATGACGCCAATCTGCAGACCATCAAGCAGACCCGCGATCTCATCTCCTCCACGATCGACCTCCTGAAGAGCCAATAA